Sequence from the Thunnus maccoyii chromosome 11, fThuMac1.1, whole genome shotgun sequence genome:
gagactgtgtCAGAGAAGTGTTGGTCAGCTGTGGAAAGTAAGgagtacatactgtacttctTGGGGTCGATTGTAGTGATGAATCCACATAGAATAATCACCTGACTTTTCCCGCCGTTTCCCTCAACTCTACAGATCCAGCCAaagcaactttactgttttggttcagtgtcCCCGCTCTCATCCGCGTTATTTCCGACTGAAACAGGCAACTGCTTTCAGGAAAAAGTCACTAAACTGACTGTGCACtatctgcccagcaccaaacaacaaagttagcgactagctagctgaacatagtggagcactttgcagctaaagagccagaaaTATTCctcaggagatggtggagaccaaaaaatgagctaaaagagagtgaatattctTAACATTCATCAAGTGGCCAGGagcatgactccaaatgaatgttgctttttgtctgctgaatgtgtaaataagaaCCCATtggctaacatgttcaccatatcaacaTAAAAggtgatatgtcagtgttgtgtttacagtttgtttcttGTGTcaccaagtggccaaaaaatcaattaatgtaggtttgagtaacattttgaatgcagaactgtatttttatattgtggtaCTGCAACTTTAACTGAACTAAGTGTGTTGGTTCTAGTCAGTGGAGACAGTTACGGGTGGATTGCATTATGTTGTACAGGTGTgtagatgtacacacacacacacacacacacacacacacacacacacacactccccacCTCCCGGACAGCAGAAAGGAGAGCTGGTCGATGGGCGTCTTGCCCTCCACAGCGTACGTCTGCCCTGCCTTCAGCTCCACCACCCTGTTCTCAAAGGCACTTGCAATCTCCTTGAACACCTCAATGGGTACGCCCAGCGGCAGGTAGACGGACTGGTAGAGGGAGGACAGCTCCTCGTTGGGCAGGCCTTGCTGATGCAGCCGGTAAAGGAGGTGGCAGATCTGAACCAAGCAGGCACTGAGCAGAAGCAGGTTCCAGGTGAGGATGTCCAGGCCACACATCGTCAGCCAACCCCACAGGGTCAGGCACACGAAGGAGGGCGTGAGGAAGCCAAAGATGAAGAGGCATCCATATGCCCCACTGCCTCCCATGTAGCCCAGGAACAGGATGCTGTTGCCCAAGTGGTAGATGGCTCCCTCTGTGTTGTTGCTCCAGCCATCGCACATTGGGCCAAAGAGCAAGCTGTCCAGCAGAGTCGAGTTGTATCCACTCATGTTGGAAACTCCTCAAATGACAGGCTCAAGAGAGGCTCTAGgtgtacaaaataaacaaagtcaAAAGGAACCGTCAAGACTTCTTATCcacagaaatgtgttatttctgtcTAATCAACtgttagatgtttttgtttgaatcaCAGCTTGATCAAAAAATAAACAGCTGATACTGGCCAAAAATGTCACAAGTAAATGTTTGTTCCCTTGGCGAGCAGTGGAAAATTCTTCAATGTGAAGAAGTTCTCACGGCTCTATTTGCTATAGAAACACAGCTGGAAtgggtttcttcttcttctctcattatgcgtcccttcctctctcctctggctTCTCGCCCCGTCTTTCCCCTCTGTGTCTTCCTGTCGTCTCTATTGCTGctctttttctgtctatttCTCTCACCCACCGGCCTGTACTGGGGAGCTAACAGCTGGAAGAGAAGGGATAAGGGAGGGGGGCGTTGATAGAGCCCTAGAAGGATAACCATGTTTGGAATTGAAACCCAAGGAGGAAAGAGTGGCGGACAGAAAGCAGGCCTGCTACTTAAcataacagaaagagagagtgagacaggaaaTGGGAGGGAGAAGAGGGACTATGACAAATATATTGAAGAGACTGTGCTTTACAGTGtcacacactttaaaaaaaaaaaaaaaagttcctccAGAGATTCACCTCAGTTCTTCCACCCAAAGTTCATGAATCCAGTTTACTTCCAAGAGAGCAGCCCCACTGCTACGTATTTAGAGACACTGAAATAAGTGGGATGACAGTGCAGGTCAGATTTCAGGTATGAACACCCACCACCTCACATATCCAGCTGTCCTACCAGCCAGCTCACAATTCACAGCCCACAGGAACGAGTCCATCTCATTAGATATCTCCCTTCTcgtttctttccttttcttgttactgcaaaaaacacaaacacagaacagcAGAATAATAGAATATATgctgtcaaaataaaataataagaaaaaaatgaccctgaatagaaaaaaaacaaacgtaTGTATCTAGAAGACAAAGATCTATAGTTGCACAATTAAGAACTTGTACTATATTCCTTATACACCAATTGAGGTTGgtagatgtgtgtatgtatatttttcactcacttagaatatatatttttgcttacttttgttttattgtaaaaatgtattcatatcaTTAATGATCACCTGTCACTTGTATTTACTCTTACCTTCTATCTTTTTTGATTGTAATGTACCATAAACACCAGGAAAAAATCCTTGTATGTGCAATAAACCTGGCAATAAAtctgtttcttatttttatatgaaatttTTCATAAAACAATAGACTTTGTGAGCTTTGTCATCTGGAAGAAATAAAAGGTGAGTcccattttcttttgtattatctatatatgtattttaGACATTGTAATTGCTTAAAAGTGTCATTTTCATGATCTGGCTCCACAAAACCCTAAACCCTCTTTTAAGTTACAGTTGTATGCTTGATTAGGATTTTTTCTACTGACAAGAAGGACTGAAAATCTGATACGCAAGTTATGAAAATTTGTATTTTGGGGGCAGATTTGTAgaatcatttgaaaatgtatggGCTCCATTCTGGATCCAGGTTATATTAATTTGTCATGTAAACCCCTGCTGGCTGGGCCTATTTGTATGCATGACATCATGAAAGTCATGTAAAGTCAAGTACAGACAACATGAAACACAACATGAAATTGTAACTAATTTAAAGTTTTCAAGGACACAACCTGAAATTGCAACTAACTGCAGGGATGAATGTTTAACAATTTACACTCAACAGATTTGCATCATTGCATAGATCAACCCTGCTGCAATCAGGTGATCACATTAGGCCTGTCTTGTCTAAACAGGTGTTCACTGAGTGCACAGATTCTACAGTTTTCCACATAACCAAAGAGAACAATCAACTGTTTGATCAGTTAGTAACAGACTTTGCAGAACTGATCTGCAATGCCAAGTCATACAAAGGTGCATCATGATAAGCTGCATTCAGTGATGTTCATACTGTTTGAAGATAGACTTGGTGTcttttgtgctgttgttttccAACTCAAAGTGCTGACTGCAACATATTTCAATACTTGGTCAATTAAACATATGCTAAAATGACTTGTCCCCCCCAAGTAAAATTGCGTGTGACACTCATGTACATGTAGAAGCAAGTAGTGGGTCAGAGTGCAGATTGTGAGGTGTGAAAGGTCAGTGAACTGGTGGTGACTGCACAAGGAACCTTCATGTACACCAACACTTTGGatatggaaaaaatatatatatatagctcaTTGCTGAACAATCATGTCAACATTCTATTGAAAACCCTTCTTGAAAATATGAGCATGAACAGATCAGTTAATATCTTGgcattttaaagatgttttgcTGGAGTTTCCTGGATGTGTTAATAGATGTGCACTGCCAGGCATGCTATAGGAGGAAGAATGCAGATTGTGAAGTATTGACTTTAGCAGGGGCAGGAGTTATTTTTAAGCCTAAGTGCATACCAGGGACAGCAACTGTGGCAAGCAACTGTTCACAGGCGGAAAGGACCTTCACTACAAGTtgttaaaatattacaattattcTGAGTATTAAATACTATATAAATGCATTGCACAAGACAATTTGACAATAGGCTTATTGCATAGGatttttattcaatttcagACAGCATTTTAGAGTCACATTTCTCAAATTCtgcagactttaaaaaaaaaaaaaaaaaaaattcacaaaacACAGAAGGACAATCATCCATCCGAGCCAGAGTGCATCATTATCACGTTTCCCTTCCAGCTGAGGTATAAATAGggggaaagaagaaaggaatATCCAGGGTCATCTTCCATTCACACAGCACACTGCAGGAgagagaatacacacacaatgagcATTTCATGTTTCCAATTGTCCATTGTGACAAACTATCAATAGAGCATTAACAGGCTCAGGCAAAGTCAGTGAACATGTCAAGTGCTTTAGATAGATACATTGCATGCAACCTATTATGCATTAGTACATTCATATTTCCTCCAGCCAATTGACTAAAGATGAATTTCATTTACACaagagtgaatgaaaacagaaggGATGGCAGACAGCCAGGCCAGTTAAACTGCTGAAACAGGAACAGAGCCGCATGGTTTCAGGCATGTTTGCACACAAGAGACCTGCCCCACCCCTCCTCACCACACATTCACCATTTCTGCCCATTAGATGATGCTAGATTGGTACTGCAGTTAGTGCACAACAATGGATGAAATCAGCAGTAGCCAAGAGACAATTGAATGTGTTGTAAACAACCTGTTGTGTAGcatccaagaaaaaaaaaaaaaaaaaaaaaaaaaaccctcaataCCTGCAGATATCTAGGGTGAAGTTAAATACAAAGGCATTTGCATGGTTCACAGAAAGGGCAGGCACCCATTTACACACTAGACTGACTCAATTCAAGTTGGACTTAAGTTGTCAGAATGGGTTTGGCAGAGAGTTGTCAACTCAGCAGTGTCACCAGTACATGCAAACAGTGTGTAACTTTGAGCCACTTCCAGTTCTAGTTCTGTAGGTAACCAATGAGATAAAAACCAAATCATTAAGTTTAAATAGAGGTCAAAGCAAAAATTTAAGTAGCATGTACAGTCACAAGCCAATGCATCTTTTAACCCATGCATCTGTGTTTTAAGTGGGTGCTTAAGCTTAGgttcatgtttgtaaaaatTTAGAGTGGTTGCCGGGAAACATTAGAATCACAATATATGAAAGAAACTGATGTAAATGTCGGTGTTTAGAGCACTGTAACCAGTGTTATCAGCACCACCACATTTTAAACTACCTTTCTTCCCACCCTCCACTGCAAAAAAGCACCATTCTGACCTCCTTTGTGCTGTGCACAGAAGCCCTTAAGAATAGAGTTCACATGTGACAGTAATTCTAGAGACTGACATGTAAACCAGTTCAAAACAGCTGAAATATTCCAGTTTTGCTTTACTTTGTTCATAATTGGAATTCATGCCAGTGCACTGGTGTTCTAGTCTTGCAGTAAAGTTTGTACTTGACACTGGATGAATCAGTTTACAGCTGAGGGATACAAATGACCCAGAATGAGGAAATTATAGTTTCAAACAAGCTAATGggacacttaaaaaaaaaaaaaaaaaaaaaagttacccATGTGAGTGCGTGCAAGCTTGTGATGTTTGGATTTGTACttaccacacatacacaaaaaaggGAGATGTTAAATCTTGAATCCAAGCTGCCTCATGCAATCTTTGTGTGCCTCAATGAGTTCTGTGCAGTTTTCCTCTCCCTTTTCAATGAtgctaaaaggaaaaaaaaaaattaacacattttacttCTAACAACAAGGAAAGGTTTTCAGCCTCCAGACAGTTTCTTACCATGCATCCCTGACTTTCTTTGTTTCAGGACAAGCACAGcatggttttaatggtttctTCTGCTCTGTGCTGTCAGTCACAGCAGCAGTCTCCACGCTGGCAGCAGACAGGGTCGACATCTTCTGGTTGAACTGGGAGAAATAAGGAGAGTGACGACTTACATTATTTGACTTCTTACTGCATCCATGGTGGGATTATATCATGAAACTCTGCAGAGCCAACAGAATCAAACTCAGGTGTAACCAGTGTAGGAAAGTAAAACATACTGATCAAGCATGCCAGTTCCTCTTCCTGGAAGATAATACCTACAATTGTAAACACCTGTATGTTTTAGTAAATTTCTTATTGTCCCGTTAGTCTACCTGGAGATGCTTATTCTTATTGCTGAAACTAGTAGactgcaagttt
This genomic interval carries:
- the LOC121907359 gene encoding cytochrome c oxidase copper chaperone; amino-acid sequence: MSTLSAASVETAAVTDSTEQKKPLKPCCACPETKKVRDACIIEKGEENCTELIEAHKDCMRQLGFKI